The Hydrogenobacter sp. T-2 region TTTTACTTCAAAGGGAACGTAGACTGCATTTAGTGAGAAATATCTAAAAGCTCTGTTTTGGAAAACTGGAGATAGGGAATGTTTTACAGGATAGCCCAGAATACCGTAAACCTGGGTCTTTCCGTCAATGGTCATCCAATCTGATACTTGGGTTGAAGTATCTCTACCCTTTTGACCCAGCTAAGGTTACCCTTTATTGCCATATCCACCACGTTTTTGACGCTCACGTCCGCTATTGGGCAATCAGTGCAACCACCCTCAAACTGAAGATAGACCTCACCCTCTCTTATGTCCACAACTTTTAGGTCTCCATGATGCTCTTTTAGGGCTGGTCTTATCCTCTCTAATATTTCTTCCACTTCCTTTAGCTCCTTTTCTTTCATGTTATATCCTCCAGCTGCCTGTATAAATCTTGTATCTCCTGCCAGAGATTTCCCTGAGCTTCGTCATCTAAATCCATCAACCTGCAAAAGCCCTTGAGAGTTAGCTTGTCCGCAACCACATCCTCTATATCCTCCTCAATGAGGACTCTGTAGCCATACCTCATTAGTATTTCCCTTGCCTGAGGAAAGTTTTTTAGAAGCTCCATAAGATTTGTGTCTAAAGTTATCCTCTCCTTCATGTTTCCTTTACCTTTTTAACAAAGAGATGGTATTCACCTTCTTCCTCATAAAGCCCCAAAAACTCCTGACCTGTAGCCTTACACCACGCAGGTATGTCCTCTACCACACCGGGGTCATCCGCCACCAATTCAAGCACCTGTCCCACTTGCATTGTCTTTATCATCTTTGCAGTCTCGGCCACTGGCACAGGACAAAAAGTGCCTACCACATCGTGAACCACATCTGGCTTTATATCCTCAATTTCCATGATTTACCCCCTGTCTATTGTATATTTTAAGAGACTCCACAAGCTCTTCCGCTGGAGGCTCTCCCAAAAGGCTATATTCCACGCCTCCAAGGTTTAGCACAACCTCGCAGGGTTCGTTTTTTGAATACCTTGCTATAAGGTCTGCGACAAGTTTTTTCTCCTCTCGACTTAGGCTACCCTTTATTATGGCAAAAGTGCCTTTTAGGTCTTTTCTATAGGCATAATCGTATCTGCTTTTAAATCCCTGAAGAAACCTCACTTCTCCCTCATTCCTTGCCATTATTAGCTTTGCACCAGAAGGAAGTCTAAAGTGTCTACCCACAGAGAAAAGCACCAGGTCATCCCTCGTTATAACACCTTCCACTGCAAAGGCTTCTTTAAACCTATAGGCATAATTTTCGTCTGTAAGATAACAACATCCACCTGCAGGTTGTTCGTAGTCAATACCATACTTCTTTACCAGTGCTATCTGCTTTTTCCTACCTCTTCCACTTATGGCTAAAAGCCTTTCCCTGTCTACCCACCCAAGCCTTTCAGGTATAGTTTCAGGGAGCAGTTTTGCAGAAAGGGGTCTGAGTATATATCCCTCAAGCCCAGACTCCTTTTCTATAAGCATAAGCCTTTCGTAGGTCTGGC contains the following coding sequences:
- a CDS encoding NifU family protein — its product is MKEKELKEVEEILERIRPALKEHHGDLKVVDIREGEVYLQFEGGCTDCPIADVSVKNVVDMAIKGNLSWVKRVEILQPKYQIG
- a CDS encoding DUF1858 domain-containing protein; this translates as MKERITLDTNLMELLKNFPQAREILMRYGYRVLIEEDIEDVVADKLTLKGFCRLMDLDDEAQGNLWQEIQDLYRQLEDIT
- a CDS encoding sulfurtransferase TusA family protein; this translates as MEIEDIKPDVVHDVVGTFCPVPVAETAKMIKTMQVGQVLELVADDPGVVEDIPAWCKATGQEFLGLYEEEGEYHLFVKKVKET